Proteins encoded together in one Shewanella acanthi window:
- a CDS encoding MurR/RpiR family transcriptional regulator, producing the protein MNTLEKVQKSLTHFSKSERKVAEVILASPQTAIHSSIATLAKMADVSEPTVNRFCRRLDTKGFPDFKLHLAQSLANGTPYVSRHVEEDDSPESYTTKIFESSMASLDTARQSLDVTAINKAVDILTQAKTISFFGLGASASVAHDAQNKFFRFNVPVICFDDVLMQRMSCINSNEGDVVVLISHTGRTKSLIEIARLARENGAAVIGITARNSPLSMECTLPVTMEVPEDTDMYLPMASRLAQLVTIDVLATGFTLRRGPRFRDNLKRVKEVLKESRINKDPIL; encoded by the coding sequence ATGAACACCCTAGAAAAGGTTCAAAAAAGCCTCACACATTTTAGTAAGTCAGAACGCAAGGTTGCAGAGGTAATCTTGGCCTCTCCGCAAACAGCCATTCACTCGAGCATTGCCACCTTAGCGAAGATGGCCGACGTAAGTGAACCGACTGTAAACCGCTTCTGTCGCCGCTTAGATACTAAAGGCTTCCCTGATTTTAAGTTACATCTGGCACAAAGTCTTGCCAACGGCACACCCTATGTAAGCCGCCACGTTGAAGAAGATGACTCGCCAGAGTCATATACGACTAAAATATTCGAATCATCAATGGCTTCTTTAGATACTGCCCGTCAAAGCTTAGATGTAACCGCCATAAATAAGGCCGTTGATATTCTGACTCAAGCTAAGACGATTTCCTTCTTTGGTTTGGGCGCTTCGGCCTCAGTTGCACACGATGCACAAAATAAATTTTTCCGTTTTAACGTGCCTGTCATTTGTTTTGATGATGTTCTTATGCAGCGCATGAGCTGTATCAACAGTAACGAAGGCGATGTGGTGGTATTGATCTCCCATACAGGTCGTACTAAATCATTGATTGAAATTGCGCGCTTAGCGAGGGAAAACGGTGCGGCTGTTATCGGCATTACTGCGCGTAATTCCCCCTTATCGATGGAATGTACTCTGCCGGTGACCATGGAGGTGCCAGAGGATACTGACATGTATTTGCCAATGGCCTCGCGTTTAGCGCAATTGGTGACTATAGATGTATTGGCGACCGGATTTACACTTCGCCGTGGACCGCGTTTCCGTGACAATTTAAAACGTGTGAAAGAGGTGCTGAAGGAGTCTCGTATCAATAAAGATCCGATACTGTAA
- the pgl gene encoding 6-phosphogluconolactonase — MIKETVFKSFDTPSALEQQLANKIASQLQEAVDSRGKASLVVSGGSTPLKLFELLSMMSIDWSDVYITLADERWVDVEDSASNERLVREHLLQNRAANAKFRGLKNMFSSAEAGAEMTAESLSHFPRPFDVVILGMGNDGHTCSWFPCSAELNDALSSTALCVATNPTTAPHGRITLTKSAILNSRQIYLHLVGEQKLSVYRQALENDDVNAMPIRAVLAQRKTPVDVFWSA, encoded by the coding sequence ATGATTAAAGAAACCGTATTTAAATCCTTTGATACACCATCGGCACTGGAGCAGCAACTGGCGAATAAAATTGCCAGTCAATTGCAAGAGGCGGTCGATTCCCGCGGTAAAGCAAGCCTAGTGGTATCCGGAGGTTCTACGCCGCTGAAATTATTCGAACTTCTTAGCATGATGTCCATCGATTGGAGTGATGTGTATATCACGCTTGCCGATGAGCGCTGGGTTGATGTTGAAGATAGTGCATCAAATGAACGTTTAGTGCGTGAACATTTACTGCAAAACCGTGCTGCAAATGCCAAATTCCGTGGTCTAAAGAATATGTTCTCTAGTGCAGAGGCGGGGGCTGAAATGACGGCAGAATCCCTATCCCATTTCCCACGTCCATTTGATGTGGTGATTTTAGGCATGGGTAACGACGGCCATACCTGTTCTTGGTTCCCCTGCAGCGCCGAACTGAATGATGCACTGTCATCAACGGCGTTATGTGTTGCTACTAATCCAACGACCGCTCCCCATGGCAGGATCACATTGACTAAGAGTGCGATCCTCAATAGCAGACAGATTTATCTGCACTTAGTCGGGGAACAGAAGTTATCCGTTTATCGTCAAGCCTTAGAAAATGATGATGTTAATGCTATGCCTATCCGAGCCGTATTAGCGCAGCGTAAAACGCCCGTTGATGTGTTCTGGAGCGCTTAA
- the edd gene encoding phosphogluconate dehydratase, with product MHSVVQSVTDRIIARSKASREGYLAALNEARNHGVHRSSLSCGNLAHGFAACSPDDKNSLRQLTKANIGIITAFNDMLSAHQPYETYPDLLKKACQEVGSVAQVAGGVPAMCDGVTQGQPGMELSLLSREVIAMATAVGLSHNMFDGALLLGICDKIVPGLLIGALSFGHLPMLFVPAGPMRSGIPNKEKARVRQQFAQGKVDRAQLLEAEARSYHSAGTCTFYGTANSNQLMLEVMGLQLPGSSFVNPDDPLREALNIMAAKQVCRLTELGTQYSPIGEIVNEKSIVNGIVALLATGGSTNLTMHIVAAARAAGIIVNWDDFSELSDAVPLLARVYPNGHADINHFHAAGGMAFLVKELLDAGLLHEDVNTVAGFGLRRYTQEPKLLEGELCWVDGPSVSLDTEVLTSVASPFQSNGGLKLLKGNLGRAVIKVSAVQPQHRVVEAPAVVIDDQNKLDALFKAGELDRDCVVVVKGQGPKANGMPELHKLTPILGSLQDKGFKVALMTDGRMSGASGKVPAAIHLTPEALDGGLIAKVRNGDLIRVDAVTGELSLLVSDAELDARTTEEVNLRRSRYGMGRELFGALRSNLSSPETGARSTSAIDEHY from the coding sequence ATGCACTCAGTAGTTCAATCCGTTACCGACAGAATTATTGCCCGTAGCAAAGCGTCACGTGAAGGTTACTTAGCCGCCCTAAACGAGGCCCGTAACCATGGTGTTCACCGCAGTTCATTAAGCTGTGGTAACTTGGCCCACGGTTTTGCCGCCTGTAGCCCAGATGACAAAAATTCGCTGCGTCAACTTACTAAGGCCAATATCGGCATTATTACGGCTTTCAACGATATGTTGTCGGCTCACCAACCCTATGAAACCTATCCTGACTTGCTGAAAAAGGCGTGTCAGGAAGTGGGCAGTGTTGCCCAGGTTGCCGGTGGTGTTCCTGCCATGTGTGATGGTGTGACTCAAGGTCAACCCGGTATGGAATTGAGCTTACTGAGCCGCGAAGTGATTGCCATGGCCACCGCAGTGGGACTCTCCCACAATATGTTTGATGGGGCACTTTTACTGGGTATTTGCGACAAAATCGTACCAGGCCTGTTAATTGGTGCCTTGTCTTTTGGCCACTTACCTATGTTATTTGTGCCTGCAGGCCCCATGCGCTCAGGTATTCCAAACAAAGAAAAAGCCCGCGTACGCCAGCAATTTGCCCAAGGTAAAGTGGATCGTGCCCAGCTACTTGAAGCTGAAGCGCGCTCTTACCACAGCGCTGGAACTTGTACTTTCTACGGTACGGCTAACTCAAACCAGTTGATGTTAGAAGTGATGGGTCTGCAGTTACCAGGTTCCTCCTTTGTGAATCCTGACGACCCACTGCGTGAAGCGTTAAACATTATGGCGGCCAAACAGGTATGCCGTTTAACCGAATTAGGCACTCAGTACAGCCCAATAGGTGAAATCGTTAACGAAAAATCAATCGTTAACGGCATTGTTGCACTGCTGGCAACCGGTGGTTCGACTAACTTAACCATGCATATAGTGGCGGCGGCGCGTGCAGCTGGCATTATCGTCAACTGGGATGATTTTTCAGAATTATCCGATGCGGTGCCGTTACTGGCTCGTGTCTATCCAAACGGTCACGCTGATATCAACCATTTCCACGCCGCAGGTGGTATGGCATTCCTCGTTAAAGAATTACTCGATGCTGGTTTGCTGCATGAAGATGTCAACACCGTCGCAGGCTTTGGTCTTCGCCGTTACACCCAAGAGCCAAAACTGCTTGAGGGTGAACTGTGCTGGGTCGATGGCCCAAGTGTCAGCTTAGATACCGAAGTGTTAACCTCTGTGGCATCACCTTTCCAAAGTAACGGTGGCTTAAAGCTGCTTAAGGGTAACCTTGGCCGTGCGGTGATTAAAGTGTCAGCCGTACAGCCGCAGCACCGTGTGGTTGAAGCGCCTGCAGTGGTGATTGACGATCAGAACAAGCTTGATGCCCTGTTTAAAGCTGGTGAGCTCGATAGGGATTGTGTGGTTGTGGTTAAAGGCCAAGGCCCTAAAGCTAACGGCATGCCAGAATTACATAAGTTAACCCCAATCCTCGGTTCGCTTCAGGATAAAGGCTTTAAGGTTGCACTGATGACCGACGGTCGTATGTCGGGCGCCTCGGGTAAAGTGCCTGCGGCAATTCACTTAACCCCTGAAGCATTAGATGGCGGCTTAATTGCCAAAGTGCGCAATGGCGATTTAATTCGCGTCGATGCAGTGACGGGTGAGCTTAGCCTGTTAGTGTCTGATGCCGAACTTGACGCCAGAACTACTGAAGAAGTGAATTTACGTCGCTCGCGCTATGGAATGGGTCGTGAGCTATTTGGGGCGCTGCGCTCAAATCTGAGCAGTCCTGAAACCGGTGCGCGTAGTACTAGCGCCATCGATGAACATTACTAA
- the zwf gene encoding glucose-6-phosphate dehydrogenase: MGKTTSGAKACDFVLFGTKGDLARRKLLPSLYQLDKAELLDKETKIIGVAKDEFGQDEFRELVILALKTFVKETLSEVTLQRFLSRCHYIGTNFTESAGYSAFHELLKPEERVMVSYFATPPAIFGDICRCLHEQNLIHSDSRVVLEKPIGSDLASSRVINDQVSAYFNESQVYRIDHYLGKETVQNLIALRFANSLFASKWDNRTIDHVQITVAEEVGIEGRWGYFDKAGQMRDMIQNHLLQVLTLVAMDPPVNLDADSIRDEKVKVLKSLRPINADNVYENTVRGQYSAGFLKGSPVPGYLEEEGANLQSHTETFVALRVDIDNWRWAGVPFYLRSGKRMPFKSSEIVVYFKNPPHNLYRSSYRNLPPNKLTIRLQPHEGVEIQMMNKVPGLEQKQRLQTTKLDLSFSDTFKNERIADAYERLLLEAMLGNQALFVRRDEVEQAWTWVDGIIQSWEQSNEKPKPYPAGTWGPVASVALITKDGRSWDE; encoded by the coding sequence ATGGGCAAAACAACATCAGGCGCCAAAGCTTGTGACTTCGTACTCTTCGGTACAAAAGGTGACTTGGCGCGTCGCAAGTTGTTACCTTCTTTATACCAGTTGGATAAAGCTGAGTTACTCGATAAAGAAACAAAAATCATCGGTGTTGCAAAAGACGAGTTTGGTCAGGATGAGTTTAGAGAGTTAGTCATCCTTGCATTGAAGACCTTCGTCAAAGAAACCCTCAGTGAGGTTACGCTCCAACGCTTTTTGTCTCGTTGTCACTATATAGGTACCAATTTCACTGAATCTGCGGGATATAGTGCCTTCCATGAATTGCTCAAACCAGAAGAGCGTGTCATGGTCAGTTATTTTGCAACACCACCAGCGATTTTCGGCGATATTTGCCGCTGTTTACATGAACAAAACCTTATCCATAGTGATTCTCGCGTAGTACTCGAAAAACCGATTGGTTCTGATTTAGCCTCATCCCGTGTCATTAACGACCAAGTTTCTGCCTATTTTAACGAAAGCCAAGTTTATCGTATCGACCATTACCTCGGTAAAGAAACAGTACAGAATCTAATTGCCCTGCGTTTTGCTAACTCACTGTTTGCCTCTAAGTGGGATAATCGCACCATTGATCATGTGCAAATCACCGTTGCTGAGGAAGTGGGTATCGAAGGCCGATGGGGTTACTTCGATAAAGCCGGTCAAATGCGCGATATGATCCAAAACCATTTGCTACAGGTATTAACCTTAGTGGCAATGGATCCTCCGGTGAACCTCGATGCCGACAGTATTCGTGATGAAAAGGTCAAAGTGCTCAAGTCCTTGCGGCCAATTAATGCCGACAATGTGTATGAAAATACCGTACGTGGCCAGTACAGCGCAGGCTTTTTAAAGGGCAGTCCAGTTCCAGGTTACTTAGAGGAAGAGGGCGCAAACCTACAATCCCACACTGAGACTTTTGTCGCGCTGCGAGTTGATATCGATAACTGGCGCTGGGCGGGTGTACCATTTTACCTGCGTAGCGGTAAGCGTATGCCGTTCAAGAGTTCAGAAATTGTGGTGTATTTTAAAAACCCACCGCATAACCTGTATCGCTCAAGTTACCGCAATCTGCCACCGAACAAGTTGACTATTCGTCTGCAACCCCATGAAGGTGTTGAAATTCAGATGATGAACAAAGTACCAGGTTTGGAGCAAAAACAACGCTTACAAACCACTAAACTCGACTTGAGTTTCTCCGATACCTTCAAGAATGAACGTATCGCTGATGCCTACGAGCGTCTTTTGCTTGAAGCCATGTTAGGCAATCAAGCCCTGTTCGTCCGTCGTGATGAAGTGGAACAAGCGTGGACTTGGGTCGATGGTATCATCCAATCTTGGGAACAAAGCAACGAAAAACCAAAACCTTATCCTGCGGGAACTTGGGGCCCTGTGGCCTCAGTAGCCCTGATCACCAAAGATGGCCGTTCGTGGGATGAATAA
- a CDS encoding bifunctional 4-hydroxy-2-oxoglutarate aldolase/2-dehydro-3-deoxy-phosphogluconate aldolase produces the protein MLENNWSLQPQDIFKRSPIVPVMVINKIEHAVPLAKALVAGGISVLEVTLRTACALDAISLIAKEVPEALVGAGTILNEAQLDQAIAAGAQFIITPGATVELLKAGMQGPVPLIPGVASISEVMTGMALGYTHFKFFPAEASGGVDALKAFSGPLADIRFCPTGGITPSSYKDYLALKNVDCIGGSWIAPTDAMEQGDWARITQLCKDAIGAL, from the coding sequence ATGCTTGAGAATAACTGGTCATTACAACCACAAGATATTTTTAAACGCAGCCCTATTGTTCCTGTCATGGTAATTAACAAGATTGAACATGCTGTGCCTCTAGCAAAAGCCTTAGTCGCTGGCGGGATCAGCGTGCTTGAAGTTACTCTGCGTACTGCCTGCGCATTAGATGCCATTAGTTTGATTGCCAAGGAAGTGCCAGAGGCCTTAGTAGGTGCGGGCACCATTTTAAATGAAGCACAACTTGATCAAGCCATCGCAGCTGGCGCGCAGTTTATTATTACACCAGGTGCGACTGTTGAATTACTCAAAGCCGGAATGCAAGGCCCTGTGCCGTTAATTCCGGGTGTTGCGAGTATTTCTGAGGTGATGACGGGCATGGCGCTGGGATACACGCATTTTAAATTCTTCCCCGCCGAAGCTTCGGGCGGTGTGGATGCGCTTAAGGCATTTTCGGGACCCCTTGCTGACATTCGTTTTTGCCCAACGGGTGGTATTACCCCAAGCAGTTACAAAGACTATCTGGCATTGAAAAATGTTGATTGTATCGGCGGTAGCTGGATTGCACCAACGGATGCCATGGAGCAGGGGGATTGGGCTCGTATTACCCAGTTATGTAAAGATGCGATTGGCGCGCTTTAA
- a CDS encoding acyl-CoA dehydrogenase encodes MLTVLIIVLIAAIAVFAIKGIRMQVITQPVFRFFKKVLPPLSVTEREAMEAGDVWWEGELFRGNPNWNTLHSYGKPTLTAEEKDFLENQVETALKMIDDFDIVQNRKDLPPELWDYFKKEGFFALIIPKKFGGRAFSAYANSTIVSKIASRSVSAAVTVMVPNSLGPGELLTHYGTQEQKERWLPSLANGTEIPCFALTGPEAGSDAGAIPDVGIVCRGMHNGEEVIGLKLTWDKRYITLAPVATVLGLAFQMRDPEGLLGDKKNLGITCALIPTSHEGVEIGRRHNPLNMAFMNGTTKGKDVFIPLDWIIGGPDYAGKGWRMLVECLSAGRGISLPALATASGHMATKTTTAYSYVRHQFGMAIGQFEGVQEALARIIGNTYQLEAARRLTTTGIDLKVKPSVVTAIAKFHMTELGRSVVNDAMDIQSGKGIQLGPKNYLGHAYMSNPISITVEGANILTRSLMIFGQGATRCHPYVLAEMEAAAMENEQEALNRFDALLMGHIGYATRNAVSALFNALTGSRFASSPVSGETKQYYKDMTRLSSALAIMTDISMMVMGGDLKRKEMLSARMGDVLSQLYLGSATLKLFEDNGRQHDDLPTVHYVMQQRLHLAAEALSEVIRNFPSRPFAWLLRALIFPIGNNFNAPSDKLALNLVSGMLKPSPARDRITFLCPDFEGDTSGIAEVEQAFHAQYACKDIFKKLKTAQRAGQLPGKVPSLILFEKALEAGVITSDEHQKLLDSDKLRLAAINVNDFESL; translated from the coding sequence ATGTTAACTGTATTAATAATCGTCCTGATCGCCGCGATTGCAGTGTTTGCAATTAAAGGGATTCGGATGCAAGTCATCACCCAACCGGTTTTCCGTTTCTTTAAAAAGGTACTGCCGCCATTATCCGTCACCGAGCGTGAAGCGATGGAAGCGGGTGATGTATGGTGGGAAGGTGAGTTATTCCGCGGTAACCCAAATTGGAATACGCTCCATAGCTACGGCAAACCAACATTAACGGCAGAAGAAAAAGACTTCCTTGAAAACCAAGTTGAAACAGCCCTGAAAATGATTGACGATTTTGACATCGTTCAAAACCGTAAAGATTTACCGCCAGAGCTATGGGACTACTTCAAAAAAGAAGGTTTCTTCGCGCTGATCATCCCGAAAAAATTCGGTGGCCGTGCATTCTCTGCCTACGCTAACTCTACCATCGTGAGTAAAATCGCGAGCCGTAGCGTCAGCGCCGCGGTCACCGTCATGGTACCTAACTCATTAGGCCCAGGTGAGCTATTAACGCACTACGGCACGCAAGAGCAAAAAGAGCGTTGGTTACCTTCGTTAGCCAACGGCACCGAAATCCCATGCTTTGCCTTAACCGGCCCAGAAGCGGGCAGTGATGCGGGCGCAATCCCTGACGTGGGTATTGTTTGCCGAGGCATGCACAACGGTGAAGAAGTGATTGGTCTTAAGTTAACTTGGGATAAGCGTTATATCACCCTAGCACCTGTTGCGACTGTATTAGGTCTGGCATTTCAAATGCGCGACCCTGAAGGCCTGTTAGGCGACAAGAAAAACTTAGGTATTACCTGTGCGCTTATCCCAACTAGCCACGAAGGCGTTGAAATTGGTCGTCGTCATAACCCATTAAACATGGCGTTTATGAACGGTACCACTAAGGGTAAAGACGTATTCATTCCGTTAGATTGGATCATCGGTGGTCCAGACTATGCGGGAAAAGGCTGGCGTATGCTGGTTGAATGTCTGTCTGCAGGTCGTGGTATTTCTCTGCCAGCACTGGCAACCGCATCGGGTCACATGGCGACTAAGACCACCACGGCTTACAGCTACGTTCGTCACCAATTCGGTATGGCGATTGGCCAATTCGAAGGCGTTCAAGAAGCCCTAGCACGTATCATCGGTAACACTTACCAGTTAGAGGCAGCGCGCCGTTTAACCACAACGGGTATTGACCTGAAGGTAAAACCATCGGTTGTGACGGCCATTGCGAAATTCCATATGACCGAATTAGGTCGCTCAGTGGTTAACGATGCAATGGATATCCAATCAGGTAAAGGTATCCAGTTGGGACCTAAGAACTACTTAGGCCACGCTTACATGTCTAATCCGATTTCTATTACGGTAGAAGGCGCAAACATTCTGACCCGCTCACTGATGATCTTTGGTCAAGGTGCGACGCGTTGTCACCCATACGTGCTGGCTGAAATGGAAGCCGCAGCGATGGAAAACGAACAAGAAGCTCTTAACCGATTTGACGCTCTGTTAATGGGCCATATTGGTTATGCAACCCGTAACGCGGTAAGTGCATTGTTCAACGCATTAACGGGTAGCCGTTTCGCTAGCTCACCTGTCAGTGGTGAAACTAAGCAGTATTATAAGGACATGACACGTTTGTCTTCTGCGCTGGCTATTATGACTGACATTTCGATGATGGTGATGGGCGGCGATCTAAAGCGTAAAGAAATGCTGTCTGCGCGTATGGGCGATGTGTTAAGTCAACTGTACTTAGGCTCTGCTACCTTAAAACTGTTTGAAGATAACGGTCGTCAACATGATGATTTACCGACTGTTCATTATGTGATGCAACAACGTTTACACCTTGCAGCTGAGGCGCTGTCTGAAGTTATCCGTAACTTCCCAAGTCGTCCATTCGCATGGTTACTGCGTGCCTTGATTTTCCCAATCGGAAACAACTTCAATGCACCTAGCGATAAGCTGGCACTGAATTTGGTATCTGGTATGTTAAAACCAAGCCCAGCTCGTGACCGTATTACTTTCCTGTGCCCAGATTTTGAAGGTGATACCAGCGGTATCGCCGAAGTTGAGCAGGCATTCCATGCACAGTACGCTTGTAAAGACATTTTCAAGAAACTAAAAACAGCTCAGCGCGCGGGTCAATTACCAGGTAAAGTGCCATCACTTATCCTGTTTGAAAAAGCGTTGGAAGCCGGTGTGATCACCAGTGACGAGCACCAAAAACTCCTTGATAGCGATAAACTGCGTTTAGCCGCAATTAACGTAAACGATTTCGAAAGCCTGTAA
- the pyk gene encoding pyruvate kinase → MFRRTKIVTTLGPATDRDDNLRRIIAAGANVVRLNFSHGSPEDHLNRATQARKIAKELGVHVAILGDLQGPKIRVSTFKDNKKVQLSLGQAYILDAELGKGEGDETQVGIDYKQLPDDVKVGDILMLDDGRVQLRVERVEGRKVHTTVTVAGPLSNNKGINKQGGGLSAAALTEKDKADILTAAMIQVDYLAVSFPRSGADLEYARSLAQQAGSNALIVAKVERAEAVADDAAMDDVILASDVVMVARGDLGVEIGDAALVAVQKKLIARSRQLNKVVITATQMMESMISSPMPTRAEVMDVANAVLDGTDAVMLSAETAAGDFPEETVKAMANVCMGAESHPSVKVSKHRLDARFSSVEETIALSTMYAANHLEGVKAIIALTESGATPKLMSRISSSLPILGLSRHETTLAKMALYRGVLPIYFDSTAYPADELAQKALESLTTAGYLNSGDMVLMTKGDAMETIGGTNTCKVLIVA, encoded by the coding sequence ATGTTCCGCAGAACCAAAATCGTCACCACGCTGGGTCCAGCAACTGACCGTGACGATAACTTACGCCGTATCATCGCGGCTGGTGCAAACGTTGTTCGTCTAAACTTCTCCCACGGCTCCCCCGAAGATCATCTCAATCGCGCGACCCAAGCTCGCAAAATCGCAAAAGAATTAGGTGTTCATGTCGCTATTTTAGGTGACCTTCAAGGTCCTAAAATCCGCGTGTCTACATTCAAAGACAACAAAAAGGTTCAGTTGAGCTTAGGTCAAGCCTACATTTTGGATGCTGAGTTAGGTAAAGGCGAAGGTGATGAAACACAAGTCGGCATCGATTACAAGCAATTACCCGATGACGTGAAAGTGGGCGACATTTTGATGCTCGACGATGGCCGTGTTCAATTACGTGTTGAGCGTGTCGAAGGCCGTAAGGTTCATACCACAGTGACGGTTGCAGGTCCCTTATCTAATAATAAGGGCATCAACAAACAAGGCGGCGGCCTTTCTGCTGCGGCACTGACCGAAAAAGACAAAGCGGACATATTAACCGCAGCGATGATCCAAGTGGATTACCTCGCTGTCTCCTTCCCACGTAGCGGCGCCGATCTCGAATACGCACGTTCTCTTGCGCAGCAGGCGGGTAGCAATGCACTTATTGTGGCTAAGGTTGAACGTGCTGAAGCCGTTGCTGATGATGCAGCGATGGATGATGTGATTTTAGCGTCTGATGTTGTGATGGTTGCTCGCGGTGACTTAGGTGTTGAAATTGGAGATGCTGCGTTAGTTGCGGTGCAAAAGAAACTGATTGCCCGTTCACGCCAGTTAAACAAAGTAGTTATCACTGCGACTCAAATGATGGAGTCGATGATTTCAAGCCCAATGCCTACCCGCGCAGAAGTGATGGACGTAGCCAACGCCGTACTCGATGGTACCGACGCGGTCATGTTGTCAGCAGAAACCGCTGCCGGTGACTTCCCAGAAGAAACCGTTAAAGCTATGGCGAATGTGTGTATGGGCGCTGAATCTCACCCAAGTGTGAAAGTGTCTAAACATCGTTTAGATGCACGCTTCAGCTCAGTTGAAGAAACCATCGCCCTTTCAACCATGTATGCAGCAAACCACCTAGAAGGCGTGAAGGCAATTATTGCCCTGACTGAATCGGGCGCAACGCCAAAACTGATGTCTCGCATCAGTTCGTCATTACCTATCTTAGGGTTATCTCGCCACGAAACCACACTGGCTAAAATGGCGCTGTACCGCGGTGTATTGCCGATTTACTTTGATTCTACCGCATACCCAGCCGATGAACTGGCTCAAAAGGCATTGGAATCATTAACCACTGCGGGATATCTTAACAGTGGCGATATGGTATTAATGACCAAGGGCGATGCGATGGAAACCATCGGTGGCACTAACACCTGTAAAGTGTTGATCGTTGCCTAA
- a CDS encoding TetR/AcrR family transcriptional regulator produces the protein MASRSDTKTRILDAAEKLFAERGFSETSLRLITSKAEVNLASVNYHFGSKKELIRAVLARYLDEFMPSAATQIKRLHAAPAKASLEEIFSALVGPLLDLNELRTDGTTIFLQLLGRGYIESQGHLRWFITTHYGEQLNIFVKAVAASAPHIPPAEMFWRLHFTLGTIVFTMASADALNEIAAAEYGEQNDIEAVIRKVIPYMAAGVALPIAS, from the coding sequence ATGGCAAGTCGATCTGATACAAAAACGAGAATTCTTGACGCCGCTGAAAAGTTATTCGCTGAAAGGGGCTTTTCTGAAACGTCGTTACGTCTTATCACCAGTAAGGCGGAGGTGAATTTAGCGTCGGTGAATTATCACTTTGGCTCTAAAAAGGAGTTGATCCGAGCGGTATTAGCCCGTTATTTAGATGAGTTTATGCCATCTGCAGCAACGCAAATTAAGCGTTTGCATGCAGCACCCGCAAAGGCGTCCTTAGAAGAAATATTTTCTGCTTTGGTTGGCCCCTTACTCGACTTAAATGAGCTGCGCACCGACGGAACGACGATTTTCCTGCAATTACTTGGCCGGGGTTACATTGAGAGCCAAGGGCATTTGCGCTGGTTTATCACCACACATTATGGTGAACAGCTCAACATTTTTGTTAAAGCTGTTGCAGCCAGTGCTCCACATATCCCTCCAGCTGAAATGTTTTGGCGCTTACACTTTACCCTAGGCACTATCGTGTTCACTATGGCATCCGCCGATGCCCTGAACGAAATTGCTGCTGCGGAGTATGGTGAGCAAAATGACATTGAAGCGGTGATCCGTAAAGTGATCCCCTACATGGCAGCGGGCGTAGCATTGCCCATTGCTTCTTAA